A part of Streptomyces sp. NBC_00557 genomic DNA contains:
- a CDS encoding putative T7SS-secreted protein, with the protein MASELGSTSDPKDLIPGDPGKLHGLATTLNGWSKKFEKIGNGLRDLKIPGWTGRASDVFWPTLAKEKANWYLASDAMSDAAKQITSYASTLDWAQKQAHTAIEQWKSGDHDAAETTLKAAQKQLKPETEKLTKKLGDLAGGAAHSPAWLRQVRQQVDDWQWIKDHSVGKTSQNRWKWETQKWLGGESSRWHQEKEWGKDADGNWFVRTKQSAEPGDPAAPGGKTNLTVKLAEWTGGANAWSDGVKKEGTVGGVKLAGAAGVSVLGVDGTAGASITNGRLQAGVAGSAYLAQASANGSAEWGIAAGQAEAKAYAGAEASANVGVGKDGLHAGAEAFAGAKATGSVSADVGGVGAGVNGEAWAGVGASANADLGMKDGKFTIGGELGVGLGVGGKVSFDVTVDPHKMVDSVGDAADWVGDTWDDTVGSWL; encoded by the coding sequence ATGGCAAGCGAGCTGGGGTCGACGAGCGACCCCAAGGACCTCATACCAGGAGACCCGGGAAAGCTCCATGGTCTCGCCACCACGCTCAACGGCTGGTCCAAGAAGTTCGAGAAGATCGGCAACGGTCTGCGCGACCTGAAGATCCCGGGCTGGACCGGGCGGGCCAGCGACGTCTTCTGGCCCACCCTGGCCAAGGAGAAGGCCAACTGGTACCTCGCATCCGACGCGATGTCGGATGCGGCCAAGCAGATCACCTCGTACGCGTCGACGCTTGACTGGGCCCAGAAGCAGGCCCACACGGCGATCGAGCAGTGGAAGTCCGGTGACCACGACGCGGCGGAGACGACGCTCAAGGCCGCCCAGAAGCAACTCAAGCCCGAGACCGAGAAGCTGACGAAGAAGCTGGGGGATCTGGCGGGGGGTGCCGCTCATAGTCCGGCCTGGCTCCGGCAGGTCCGGCAGCAGGTCGACGACTGGCAGTGGATCAAGGACCACAGCGTCGGCAAGACCAGTCAGAACCGGTGGAAGTGGGAGACCCAGAAGTGGCTGGGAGGTGAATCCAGCCGGTGGCACCAGGAGAAGGAGTGGGGGAAGGACGCCGACGGCAACTGGTTCGTCCGGACCAAGCAGTCGGCCGAGCCGGGTGACCCGGCAGCTCCGGGCGGCAAGACCAACCTCACCGTCAAGCTGGCCGAGTGGACGGGAGGCGCCAACGCCTGGTCGGACGGCGTCAAGAAAGAGGGCACCGTCGGAGGCGTGAAGCTGGCGGGCGCAGCCGGCGTGTCCGTGCTCGGGGTGGATGGAACCGCCGGAGCCAGCATCACCAACGGACGGCTGCAGGCCGGTGTGGCGGGGAGCGCCTACCTGGCCCAGGCCTCCGCGAACGGCAGTGCGGAATGGGGCATCGCAGCGGGCCAGGCCGAAGCCAAGGCCTATGCGGGCGCCGAGGCCTCCGCGAACGTCGGCGTCGGCAAGGACGGCCTGCACGCCGGCGCCGAGGCGTTCGCCGGAGCCAAGGCCACCGGGTCGGTCTCCGCCGACGTCGGCGGTGTCGGCGCCGGTGTGAACGGTGAGGCGTGGGCCGGCGTGGGTGCTTCCGCCAACGCCGACCTGGGCATGAAGGACGGCAAGTTCACGATAGGCGGCGAACTCGGAGTCGGTCTGGGTGTCGGCGGCAAGGTCTCTTTCGACGTCACCGTCGACCCCCACAAGATGGTCGACTCGGTCGGCGACGCGGCCGACTGGGTGGGCGACACCTGGGACGACACGGTCGGCAGTTGGCTCTAG
- the eccE gene encoding type VII secretion protein EccE has protein sequence MASATRTRSRSQSGSRPRRARRSSAHGPAAPQPATQPSPAPYQGAFTPHPESRSGRGGSFALQRLVLLEIAAALVLCGWLAGTIALIASVPVAALFVVLAVVRRRGRSLPEWLSTLLALRARTRRAAATPVPPGTDAGLAPAVECDPTLRTYSYSRGDDRDQRPIGMIGDGGFLTAVLQVESDADALRAERGRRPLPVRLVRDALEVDGIRLESAQIVVHTQPAPALHLPQQSVVVSNYAPLQAQTGSPAVRITWIALKLDPELCPEAVAARGGGLTGAQKALTRAAEHLASRLTGAGFRASVLTEEELTAAIATSACANPMVTAQAGRGEAPQRRTEESSRSWRCDNRRHTTYWVRRWPQLGGSGGSLAQLVAQLTEVPALATTFSLTLAKGAQQDVVITGHVRITGRSNQELTDARRELEQAARRARTGLARLDREQLPGVLATLPLGGAR, from the coding sequence ATGGCTTCCGCAACGCGGACCCGGTCGCGATCGCAATCGGGGTCACGACCTCGTCGTGCGCGCCGGTCGAGTGCTCACGGCCCTGCCGCCCCTCAGCCCGCCACCCAGCCCTCGCCCGCGCCCTACCAGGGCGCTTTCACCCCGCATCCGGAGTCCCGTTCCGGGCGCGGCGGTTCGTTCGCGCTGCAGCGGCTGGTGCTGCTGGAGATCGCGGCCGCGCTCGTGCTGTGCGGGTGGCTCGCGGGCACGATCGCGCTGATCGCCTCCGTCCCGGTCGCCGCGCTGTTCGTGGTGCTCGCGGTCGTACGGCGCCGGGGGCGCTCCCTGCCGGAATGGCTCAGCACCCTGCTGGCGCTGCGGGCCCGCACGCGCCGGGCGGCGGCGACACCGGTCCCGCCGGGCACCGACGCCGGACTCGCCCCGGCCGTGGAGTGCGACCCGACGCTGCGCACCTACAGCTACAGCCGCGGTGACGACCGCGACCAGCGGCCGATCGGCATGATCGGCGACGGCGGCTTCCTGACGGCGGTGCTGCAGGTGGAGTCGGACGCCGACGCGCTGCGCGCGGAGCGCGGCCGCAGACCGCTGCCGGTGCGGCTGGTGCGCGACGCCCTCGAAGTCGACGGGATACGGCTGGAGTCGGCGCAGATCGTCGTGCACACCCAGCCGGCGCCCGCCCTGCATCTGCCCCAGCAGTCGGTCGTGGTCAGCAACTACGCGCCGCTGCAGGCGCAGACCGGTTCCCCGGCGGTGCGCATCACCTGGATCGCGCTGAAGCTGGATCCCGAGCTGTGCCCGGAGGCGGTGGCCGCGCGCGGCGGCGGGCTGACGGGCGCGCAGAAGGCCCTGACCCGCGCGGCCGAGCATCTGGCGAGCCGGCTGACCGGCGCCGGGTTCCGGGCGAGCGTGCTCACCGAGGAGGAGCTGACGGCGGCCATCGCGACCTCCGCGTGCGCCAACCCGATGGTGACGGCGCAGGCCGGGCGCGGCGAGGCGCCGCAGCGCCGCACAGAGGAGTCCAGCCGCAGCTGGCGCTGCGACAACCGCCGGCACACCACCTACTGGGTGCGCCGCTGGCCCCAGTTGGGCGGGTCCGGCGGCTCGCTGGCCCAGTTGGTCGCGCAGCTGACGGAGGTGCCCGCGCTGGCGACGACGTTCAGCCTGACGCTCGCCAAGGGCGCCCAGCAGGACGTGGTCATCACCGGCCATGTGCGCATCACCGGCCGCAGCAACCAGGAACTGACCGACGCGCGCCGGGAGTTGGAGCAGGCGGCGCGTCGGGCGCGGACCGGACTCGCCCGCCTGGACCGGGAGCAGCTGCCCGGCGTTCTGGCCACCCTGCCGCTCGGAGGTGCCCGCTGA
- a CDS encoding SCO5717 family growth-regulating ATPase — MNSDRDGIRGGWDTPDDDQTDAESAIEMTGEFTIDYAPPAWYTQNAQGSSGAPSSSPVPPPPPANGAPYTPPAPAQGAPYGPPPGTPPQGTPYAPPPPPAPPAQAAPYAAPAPPVGNPVPMPRLPEGFEPQQPHAAQQAQQIQPDAAQQAQHVQQAQHVQPDAAQQAQPEAPAPAVGPETGNGDLESGATMRFSAVALKREMAEIAERAAAAAQQIGSDDESPAEGTATGSAGAEGDASGKPAAEGSDGNAEARSDEASTGSVQDAAASQAEAGEDDGLGERASAGEVEVEGEDEARAEDAAGSDAVAEAEGTAGAREESAQDAEAENGTSGEAGPGAAESADATSDNGAPENAQSDASSSTDADAGAQDAVTPAASPTAEAAPQSSAPQPGASQPGAPESGARADGASQSGAPQAAVPPAPVQGGQDGASGWTPPPAPQSGVPPLPPSYQPAAPAPAAQWPAQQQPGPMPGQPQPAAAQGPGPMPGQQPPFQPQAPQPAPAAWNQPQQNQSHQNQPGAPAAPQPGQPNPAGQPAPGPGPQPNPAGPGAPGGGYGFPQPPAPQPNPNDPSQAGGYGFPQPGTPNAQPQPGGYGFPQPPAAQPQPQPQPQPGGYGFPQPGAQGGTPNAQPQPGGYGFPQPPQGQGGAPAAEGPAAPQVPHAPQAPHAPVDPRSGAAWPQPVQHDQRQPTNPGAAPLGYTAAVELSSDRLLNNKRQKAKSGRPAAAGGRFKLGGKKEEAERQRKLELIRTPVLSCYRIAVISLKGGVGKTTTTTALGSTLATERQDKILAIDANPDAGTLGRRVRRETGATIRDLVQAIPYLNSYMDIRRFTSQAPSGLEIIANDVDPAVSTTFNDEDYRRAIDVLGRQYPIILTDSGTGLLYSAMRGVLDLADQLIIISTPSVDGASSASTTLDWLGAHGYADLVSRSLTVISGVRETGKMIKVEDIVAHFETRTRAVVVVPFDEHLAAGAEVDLDMMRPKTREAYFNLAALVAEDFTRHQQAHGLWTSDGNPPPVAAPPMPGQPMPGQPYPQEPGQPYPPQQGQQPYPPQQPGQQPYPPQQPGQQPYPQAAPGGQPYPPQQGQAPQPGAYGYPQPPQAPPQQ, encoded by the coding sequence GTGAACAGCGATCGGGACGGGATCCGCGGGGGCTGGGACACACCCGACGACGACCAGACCGACGCGGAGTCCGCCATCGAGATGACGGGCGAGTTCACCATCGACTACGCGCCGCCCGCCTGGTACACGCAGAACGCCCAGGGTTCGTCCGGTGCGCCCTCGTCGTCCCCGGTGCCGCCGCCTCCGCCGGCCAACGGCGCCCCCTACACCCCGCCTGCGCCGGCGCAGGGCGCCCCGTACGGCCCGCCCCCGGGCACCCCGCCCCAGGGCACCCCGTACGCGCCGCCGCCTCCGCCGGCCCCGCCGGCCCAGGCCGCGCCCTACGCCGCCCCGGCGCCGCCCGTCGGAAACCCCGTCCCGATGCCCCGGTTGCCGGAGGGATTCGAGCCGCAGCAGCCGCACGCCGCCCAGCAGGCCCAGCAGATCCAGCCGGACGCGGCCCAGCAGGCCCAGCACGTCCAGCAGGCCCAGCACGTCCAGCCGGACGCGGCCCAGCAGGCACAGCCGGAGGCTCCGGCGCCGGCCGTCGGGCCGGAGACCGGCAACGGGGACCTGGAGAGCGGTGCCACCATGCGGTTCTCCGCCGTGGCCCTGAAGCGCGAGATGGCCGAGATCGCCGAGCGCGCGGCCGCCGCCGCGCAGCAGATCGGCTCCGATGACGAAAGCCCGGCCGAGGGTACGGCCACGGGCTCCGCCGGTGCCGAGGGCGACGCGTCCGGGAAGCCCGCGGCCGAGGGCTCCGACGGCAACGCCGAGGCGCGGTCGGACGAGGCGTCGACGGGTTCCGTGCAGGATGCCGCCGCCTCGCAGGCCGAGGCCGGGGAGGACGACGGTCTCGGCGAGCGTGCGAGCGCGGGCGAGGTCGAGGTCGAGGGCGAGGACGAGGCCCGGGCTGAGGACGCGGCCGGGAGCGACGCCGTTGCGGAGGCCGAGGGCACGGCCGGTGCTCGGGAGGAGTCCGCGCAGGACGCAGAGGCCGAGAACGGCACGTCCGGCGAGGCCGGGCCCGGCGCCGCCGAGTCCGCCGACGCGACATCCGACAACGGCGCGCCTGAGAACGCCCAGTCGGACGCCTCCTCGTCCACGGACGCAGACGCGGGCGCCCAGGACGCCGTGACACCCGCCGCCTCCCCCACCGCCGAGGCCGCCCCGCAATCCAGCGCCCCGCAACCCGGCGCATCCCAGCCCGGCGCGCCGGAGAGCGGCGCCCGGGCGGACGGCGCCTCGCAGTCGGGCGCTCCCCAGGCCGCCGTGCCGCCCGCGCCCGTCCAGGGCGGCCAGGACGGCGCGTCCGGCTGGACGCCTCCGCCCGCGCCGCAGAGCGGGGTGCCCCCGCTGCCGCCGTCGTACCAGCCCGCGGCGCCCGCTCCGGCGGCTCAGTGGCCCGCACAGCAGCAGCCCGGCCCGATGCCCGGTCAGCCGCAGCCGGCGGCCGCTCAGGGCCCCGGCCCGATGCCCGGCCAGCAGCCGCCGTTCCAGCCGCAGGCCCCCCAGCCCGCGCCCGCGGCCTGGAACCAGCCGCAGCAGAACCAGTCCCACCAGAACCAGCCCGGCGCGCCCGCCGCACCGCAGCCCGGACAGCCGAACCCGGCCGGGCAGCCGGCGCCCGGCCCGGGACCGCAGCCGAACCCGGCGGGCCCCGGCGCCCCGGGCGGCGGTTACGGCTTCCCGCAGCCCCCCGCGCCCCAGCCCAACCCCAACGACCCCAGCCAGGCCGGAGGTTACGGCTTCCCCCAGCCCGGCACCCCCAACGCGCAGCCGCAGCCCGGCGGTTACGGCTTCCCGCAGCCGCCCGCCGCCCAGCCACAGCCGCAGCCGCAGCCACAGCCGGGTGGTTACGGCTTCCCGCAGCCCGGCGCGCAGGGTGGCACCCCCAACGCGCAGCCGCAGCCCGGCGGTTACGGGTTCCCGCAGCCGCCGCAGGGTCAGGGCGGCGCACCGGCGGCTGAAGGTCCGGCAGCGCCGCAGGTCCCCCACGCCCCGCAGGCCCCGCACGCGCCCGTGGATCCGCGCTCCGGTGCCGCCTGGCCGCAGCCCGTGCAGCACGACCAGCGGCAGCCCACCAACCCCGGTGCGGCGCCGCTCGGTTACACGGCCGCCGTGGAGCTGTCCTCGGACCGGCTGCTCAACAACAAGCGGCAGAAGGCGAAGAGCGGCCGGCCCGCGGCGGCGGGCGGCCGGTTCAAGCTCGGCGGCAAGAAGGAGGAGGCCGAGCGGCAGCGCAAGCTGGAGCTGATCCGCACGCCGGTGCTGTCCTGCTACCGGATCGCGGTCATCAGCCTCAAGGGCGGCGTCGGCAAGACGACCACCACCACGGCGCTGGGCTCCACCCTCGCCACCGAGCGCCAGGACAAGATCCTCGCGATCGACGCGAACCCGGACGCCGGCACGCTCGGGCGACGGGTGCGCCGGGAGACCGGGGCGACCATCCGCGACCTCGTGCAGGCGATCCCGTACCTGAACTCGTACATGGACATCCGGCGGTTCACCTCGCAGGCGCCCTCCGGTCTGGAGATCATCGCCAACGACGTGGACCCGGCCGTCTCGACCACGTTCAACGACGAGGACTACCGGCGCGCGATCGACGTGCTGGGCCGGCAGTACCCGATCATCCTGACCGACTCGGGCACGGGCCTGCTGTACAGCGCCATGCGCGGGGTGCTCGACCTCGCCGACCAGCTGATCATCATCTCCACGCCGTCCGTGGACGGCGCGAGCAGCGCCAGTACGACGCTGGACTGGCTGGGCGCGCACGGGTACGCCGACCTGGTCTCCCGCTCGCTCACCGTGATCTCCGGGGTCCGCGAGACCGGCAAGATGATCAAGGTCGAGGACATCGTGGCGCACTTCGAGACGCGCACCCGCGCGGTCGTGGTCGTGCCGTTCGACGAGCATCTGGCCGCCGGCGCCGAGGTCGACCTGGACATGATGCGGCCGAAGACCCGCGAGGCGTACTTCAACCTGGCCGCGCTGGTCGCCGAGGACTTCACCCGCCACCAGCAGGCGCACGGCCTGTGGACCAGTGACGGCAATCCGCCGCCGGTGGCCGCCCCGCCGATGCCGGGCCAGCCCATGCCGGGCCAGCCCTACCCGCAGGAGCCGGGGCAGCCGTACCCGCCGCAGCAGGGCCAGCAGCCGTACCCGCCGCAACAGCCGGGGCAGCAGCCGTACCCGCCGCAGCAGCCGGGCCAGCAGCCGTACCCGCAGGCCGCTCCGGGCGGGCAGCCGTACCCGCCGCAGCAGGGGCAGGCGCCCCAGCCCGGCGCCTACGGCTACCCCCAGCCGCCGCAGGCCCCGCCCCAGCAGTAG
- the mycP gene encoding type VII secretion-associated serine protease mycosin, giving the protein MLKARTPRTGIPGTAARATALAAALALTAATTVLALPAAPARADDGQCTFPSKPYAGRPWALQRVNLDELWALSTGKGVRVAVIDTGVDVKNRQLTNAVDASRGKNLLPGTNSKGEKIDRGNNSGTTDTVGHGTRVAGIIAARPMKGTGFVGLAPDATIIPIKQNDAEGDGTADTLAQAVLDAVHAGAGVINISQDTANALDPKNSGLKDAIDYALAHKVVVVASAGNDGLGGNVKVTYPAAYPGVLAVAASDRNNERAPFSQSGDFVGVAAPGVDMISTVPGGGHCSDNGTSFSAPYVAGVAALLKAKYPDWTAQEIVAQIEQSAERSIPGHDRLVGWGVVDPVKALADVDPEHPVQSPHPEGGVSRAEAPDVTPLHFGETAQERDSRMAAYVVVGALVLVAGLSGTAVAVRDARRRREGRLETGR; this is encoded by the coding sequence ATGCTGAAGGCAAGGACGCCCCGGACCGGCATCCCGGGCACCGCTGCCAGAGCGACGGCCCTGGCCGCCGCGCTGGCCCTCACCGCCGCGACCACGGTGCTCGCCCTCCCCGCGGCCCCGGCCCGCGCCGACGACGGCCAGTGCACCTTCCCGTCGAAGCCGTACGCGGGCCGGCCCTGGGCGCTGCAACGCGTCAACCTGGACGAACTGTGGGCCCTGTCGACCGGCAAGGGCGTCCGGGTGGCCGTGATCGACACCGGCGTCGACGTCAAGAACCGTCAGCTCACCAACGCCGTCGACGCGTCCCGGGGCAAGAACCTGCTGCCCGGCACGAACTCCAAGGGCGAGAAGATCGACCGCGGCAACAACTCCGGCACCACGGACACGGTCGGCCACGGCACGCGCGTGGCGGGCATCATCGCCGCCCGCCCGATGAAGGGCACGGGCTTCGTCGGCCTGGCGCCGGACGCGACGATCATCCCGATCAAGCAGAACGACGCCGAGGGCGACGGCACGGCGGACACCCTGGCGCAGGCGGTCCTCGACGCGGTCCACGCGGGCGCGGGCGTCATCAACATCTCCCAGGACACCGCCAACGCGCTCGACCCGAAGAACTCCGGGCTGAAGGACGCCATCGACTACGCCCTCGCCCACAAGGTCGTCGTGGTCGCCTCCGCCGGCAACGACGGCCTCGGCGGCAACGTCAAGGTCACGTACCCGGCGGCGTACCCGGGCGTCCTGGCGGTTGCGGCGTCCGACCGCAACAACGAACGCGCCCCCTTCTCACAGTCCGGGGATTTCGTGGGGGTCGCCGCACCCGGTGTCGACATGATCTCCACAGTCCCCGGCGGAGGCCACTGCTCGGACAACGGCACCAGCTTCTCCGCCCCCTATGTGGCGGGCGTCGCCGCCCTGCTGAAGGCCAAGTACCCCGACTGGACGGCCCAGGAGATCGTCGCGCAGATCGAACAGAGCGCGGAACGCTCCATCCCCGGCCACGACCGGCTGGTGGGCTGGGGCGTGGTGGACCCGGTGAAGGCGCTCGCGGACGTGGACCCGGAGCACCCCGTGCAGTCCCCGCACCCCGAGGGCGGCGTGTCCAGGGCCGAGGCCCCGGACGTCACACCGCTGCACTTCGGCGAGACGGCGCAGGAACGCGACAGCCGCATGGCCGCCTACGTGGTCGTGGGTGCCCTGGTCCTGGTGGCCGGCCTGAGCGGTACGGCGGTGGCGGTACGGGACGCGCGGCGCAGGCGCGAAGGGCGGCTGGAGACCGGCCGGTGA
- a CDS encoding DUF4333 domain-containing protein: MSKVRMTTAVPVLSVVAAGALLAGCSGSVSVGKSEPKVSADKLATTVSEQLAAQTGRPKPHITCPEDLTGKVGSSTRCKLTADDGSTLGVTVTVTSVKGSKVNFDIKADDKASPAAN, translated from the coding sequence ATGTCCAAGGTCCGGATGACCACCGCTGTTCCGGTTCTCTCGGTCGTGGCCGCCGGTGCCCTGCTCGCCGGTTGCTCGGGCTCGGTGAGCGTGGGCAAGTCGGAGCCGAAGGTGTCCGCCGACAAGCTGGCCACCACGGTCTCCGAGCAGCTCGCCGCGCAGACGGGACGGCCCAAGCCGCACATCACGTGCCCCGAGGACCTCACCGGGAAGGTCGGCAGCAGCACCCGTTGCAAGCTGACCGCGGACGACGGCAGCACGCTGGGCGTGACCGTCACCGTCACCTCCGTCAAGGGATCCAAGGTGAACTTCGACATCAAGGCCGACGACAAGGCCTCCCCGGCCGCGAACTGA
- a CDS encoding bifunctional riboflavin kinase/FAD synthetase: protein MQRWRGLEDIPQDWGRSVVTIGSYDGVHRGHQLIIKHAVDRARELGVPAVVVTFDPHPSEVVRPGSHPPLLAPHHRRAELMADLGVDAVLILPFTTEFSKLSPADFVVKVLVDKLHAKAVVEGPNFRFGHKAAGNVDFLAEQGKVYDFEVEVVDLYLTGEAGGGQPFSSTLTRRLVAEGDVEGAREILGRPHRVEGVVVRGAQRGRELGFPTANVETLPHTAIPADGVYAGYLHVEGEAMPAAISVGTNPQFDGTERTVEAYAIDRVGLDLYGLHVAVDFLAYVRGQAKFDTLEALLEQMAADVKRCREIVAAEG, encoded by the coding sequence GTGCAGCGCTGGCGTGGCTTGGAGGACATCCCCCAGGACTGGGGGCGCAGCGTCGTCACCATCGGTTCCTACGACGGCGTCCACCGCGGCCACCAGCTGATCATCAAGCACGCCGTCGACCGCGCCCGCGAGCTGGGCGTCCCCGCCGTCGTGGTCACCTTCGACCCGCACCCCAGCGAGGTCGTCCGTCCCGGCAGCCACCCGCCGCTGCTCGCCCCGCACCACCGCCGCGCCGAGCTGATGGCGGACCTGGGCGTGGACGCGGTCCTCATCCTGCCCTTCACCACCGAGTTCTCGAAGCTCTCGCCCGCCGATTTCGTGGTCAAGGTCCTGGTGGACAAGCTGCACGCGAAGGCGGTCGTGGAGGGCCCGAACTTCCGCTTCGGCCACAAGGCCGCCGGCAACGTGGACTTCCTCGCCGAACAGGGCAAGGTGTACGACTTCGAGGTCGAGGTCGTCGACCTGTACCTCACCGGTGAGGCGGGCGGCGGCCAGCCGTTCTCCTCCACGCTGACCCGCCGCCTGGTCGCCGAGGGCGACGTCGAGGGCGCCCGGGAGATCCTGGGCCGCCCGCACCGGGTGGAGGGCGTGGTCGTGCGCGGCGCCCAGCGCGGCCGCGAACTGGGCTTCCCGACGGCCAACGTCGAGACGCTCCCGCACACCGCGATCCCCGCCGACGGCGTGTACGCCGGTTACCTGCACGTCGAGGGCGAGGCCATGCCGGCCGCGATCTCCGTCGGCACGAACCCGCAGTTCGACGGCACCGAGCGCACGGTGGAGGCGTACGCCATCGACCGCGTCGGCCTCGACCTGTACGGCCTGCACGTCGCCGTCGACTTCCTCGCGTACGTGCGCGGACAGGCGAAGTTCGACACGCTGGAGGCCCTGCTGGAGCAGATGGCCGCCGATGTGAAGCGGTGCCGGGAGATCGTGGCGGCGGAGGGATAG
- the eccB gene encoding type VII secretion protein EccB codes for MASRRDELNAYTFAKRRTLAAFLQPSPSGSEEGAPKPLGALVPGLVVGVVILAVFGAIGMFSPTAPKGWDDPEKHVIVASESTTRYVVLKTGKQVQLHPVLNMASAKLLLSPENDSVITVDEKVLDSGKPPHGVTIGIPYAPDRLPSPGEASAAKRWAVCERPGAGGRAIQKAAFVLAKKEWPRTEGPNRLTGGDLMYVVAPDGKTQYVVDAHGTAYPIANPDDKELLKALDTQGRAPQRVSQDWLATLHKGDAVSIPHVPGTPGTKAGAGLPAEYDKVGEVIKAYDGHTLQYYVVLQGKVARISEFTATLLLNSGQLVKAGQAGEAQKVSPGAVADSTTFQGDRNWPTYRPRMVNDGSSATSGRNTVCNVLRSVGAKGRTTLSTWVGQDFPAQLPTGSSSGYVTPGSGQLYRQFQGTETSVGGVFLVTDTGLRYALQSNSDSDSDSERIGTDAKKRKEELQEAKIAQTHLGYENVKPSPVPMEWSTFLPTGPRLSEAAARQPQGS; via the coding sequence ATGGCATCACGGCGGGACGAACTCAACGCCTACACCTTCGCGAAGCGCCGTACGCTCGCAGCTTTCCTTCAGCCCTCGCCCTCCGGCTCGGAGGAGGGCGCCCCCAAGCCGCTGGGCGCACTGGTGCCCGGCCTCGTCGTCGGCGTCGTCATCCTCGCGGTGTTCGGCGCGATCGGCATGTTCAGCCCGACGGCGCCCAAGGGCTGGGACGACCCGGAGAAGCACGTCATCGTCGCCAGCGAGTCGACCACGCGCTACGTGGTGCTGAAGACGGGCAAGCAGGTGCAGCTGCACCCGGTCCTCAACATGGCCTCCGCCAAGCTGCTGCTGAGCCCCGAGAACGACAGCGTCATCACCGTCGACGAGAAGGTCCTGGACAGCGGCAAGCCCCCGCACGGCGTCACCATCGGCATCCCCTACGCCCCCGACCGCCTGCCCTCCCCGGGCGAGGCATCGGCCGCCAAGCGCTGGGCGGTCTGCGAACGCCCCGGCGCCGGCGGCCGCGCCATCCAGAAAGCGGCCTTCGTCCTCGCCAAGAAGGAGTGGCCCAGGACGGAGGGCCCGAACCGGCTCACCGGCGGCGACCTGATGTACGTCGTCGCCCCGGACGGCAAGACGCAGTACGTCGTCGACGCGCACGGCACGGCCTACCCGATCGCGAACCCGGACGACAAGGAACTGCTCAAGGCCCTCGACACCCAGGGCCGCGCCCCGCAGCGCGTCTCCCAGGACTGGCTCGCCACCCTCCACAAGGGCGACGCCGTCTCGATCCCGCACGTCCCGGGCACCCCCGGCACGAAGGCCGGCGCCGGCCTGCCCGCCGAGTACGACAAGGTCGGCGAGGTCATCAAGGCCTACGACGGCCACACGCTTCAGTACTACGTCGTACTCCAGGGCAAGGTCGCCCGCATCTCCGAGTTCACCGCGACGCTCCTGCTCAACAGCGGACAGCTCGTGAAGGCCGGCCAGGCCGGCGAGGCCCAGAAGGTCAGCCCCGGCGCGGTCGCCGACAGCACCACGTTCCAGGGCGACCGGAACTGGCCGACGTACCGGCCCAGGATGGTGAACGACGGCTCCAGCGCCACCAGCGGCCGCAACACCGTGTGCAACGTGCTGCGTTCGGTCGGCGCCAAGGGCCGGACCACCCTGTCGACCTGGGTGGGCCAGGACTTCCCCGCCCAGCTGCCCACCGGTTCCTCCAGCGGCTATGTCACCCCCGGCTCCGGCCAGCTCTACCGCCAGTTCCAGGGCACGGAGACCTCCGTCGGCGGCGTCTTCCTGGTCACCGACACCGGCCTGCGCTACGCCCTGCAGTCCAACAGCGACAGCGACAGCGACAGCGAACGCATCGGCACCGACGCCAAGAAGCGCAAGGAGGAGCTGCAGGAAGCGAAGATCGCCCAGACCCACCTCGGATACGAGAACGTGAAGCCGAGCCCCGTCCCCATGGAGTGGTCGACCTTCCTGCCGACGGGCCCCCGCCTGTCGGAGGCGGCGGCACGCCAGCCGCAGGGTTCCTGA